Genomic segment of Kibdelosporangium phytohabitans:
CCAGCTGATCGACCCGGAGGCGGGCGTCACGGCGCTGCTGCGGGAGATCGCCGTCGGCGACGCGGTCCAGGTGGTCTACCAATGCGCCCACTAGACGTCGCGATCGTCGGCATGGGGGCGTTGTTCCCCGGCGCGGGCGACACTCCGGCGTTCTGGCACAACATCGTCGGGTCGGTCGACGCGATCGGCACGATCCCGGCGCACCGCTGGGACCCGGCGATCCACTACCACCCGGCGGCGAGCCCGGCGAGTGACCGGTTCTACTGCAGGCGCGGCGGTTTCCTCGACGACGAGGCCACGTTCGACCCGACCAGGTTCGGCATCATGCCGTCCACAGTGGTTGACGCCGAGCCGGACCAGTTGCTCGCGCTCGCTGTGGCAGCCGAGGCGATCGCGGACGCCGGTGGAGAACAGTCGTTGCCGGACCGCGCCAGGATCGGTGTCGTCGTCGGCAGAGGCGGATACCTCACGCCGGGCTGCGCGCGGCTCGACCAGCGGGTGCAGATAGGGCAGCTGCTCTCGGTCGTCAAGGACCTCGTCCCCGGCGTGGACACGGCCGCGTTGCGGGAAGCCGTGCGGGAGCGGCTCGGGCCCGAGCAGCCGGAGGCGTCCATCGGGCTTGTCCCGAACCTGGCGGCGTCACGGATCGCCAACCGGTTCGACCTGCGCGGCCCAGCGTACACAGTGGACGCGGCGTGCGCGTCCGGTCTGGTCGCGGTCGAGCACGCCGTCCGTGAACTGGCCAGCGGTCGCTGCGACGCGATGATCGCCGGAGCCGTGCACGTGTCGCACCACCCCACGCTGTGGAGCGTGTTCACGCAACTGCGTGCGTTGAGCCAGAAAGAGCGCATCCGCCCGTTCGATCGGGCGGCGGACGGAACTCTGCTGTCCGAAGGCGTCGGCATGGTGCTGCTCAGGCGTTTGCGTGACGCTGAAGCGAGCGGCGACCGGATCTACGCCGTGATCCGCGGAGTCGGCACAGCCAGCGACGGCCGCGCGACGAGCATGATGACGCCCAACCCGGAAGGTCAGCTGCTGGCCGTGCGACGGGCCTGGCAAGAGGCAGGACTGGAGCCAGGGGAGGGTCTCGGCCTGATCGAGGCACACGGCACCGCGACCCCCGCCGGTGACGCGGCCGAACTGGCGACCATGGTGACGGCGTTCGGCGGCAGCGGTGGCACGGTCGGGATCGGCACGGTCAAGTCGATGATCGGCCACGCGATGCCCGCCGCCGGGATGGCGGGGCTGATCAAGGCCGCGCTCGCCGTGCACCACGCGACCCTGCCGCCCACCTTGCACATCGACGATCCCCACCCCGCGCTGCACGGCACCCGGTTCGCGCCCGTGCTGGAACCGCGTGAGTGGCAAGGGCCGCGCCGGGCAGGCGTGAACGCGTTCGGCTTCGGCGGCATCAACGCGCACGTCGTGCTGGACCAGGCCGGTGATTCCCGTGCGGCCGACGTGAATCCGCTCGCGCCCGTGCTGCTGCTGTCGGCGAACTCGCCCGCGGAGCTGGAACGGGACCTGCTGGCCGACGACGGCGATCTGCTCAGCCGCGCGGCGCGCCGGACCAGAGCGGAAGACCTGCCGTGCCGCCTGGCGATCTGGCAGCCGGACGCCCGCAGGCTCAAGATCGCCCGCCAGGTCGTCGCCAGGGGCAAGACGTGGACCGGCAGGCACGACATCTGGTTCTCGCCCGAGCCGTTGCTGACCCGCGACGATCAGATCGCCTTCCTGTTCCCCGGGTTCGAACAACGCGGCACGACCGAGCTGGCCGGCGAGCAATCCGTCGTCGAGCACGCGCTGGCGTTGCTGCGAGCCGGTCGCGGACAGGCGCACAAGCTGCGGGAAGCCGGGATCGTGCCGACTGCGATGGCCGGGCACAGCATGGGGGAGTGGACCGCGATGATCGTCGCCGGGATCTACCCCACGATCGACTCGTTCGTCGACTCGCTGCGGCCCGGCATGGTCGCGGTGGCCGACGTCGTCTACGCGGCGCTGGGTTGTTCGGCGGAGAAAGCACAGGCAGTGCTGGACGAGCTGGCCGTGGACGTGGTGATCAGCCATGACAACTGCCCGCACCAGTCGGTGATCTGCGGCCCGGCCGACCACCTGGCCGCGGCCGTTCGAAGCTTGCAGGACCACGGTGTGATGGCGCAGATCATGCCGTTCCGCACCGGTTTCCACACACCGGCGCT
This window contains:
- a CDS encoding type I polyketide synthase, translating into MRPLDVAIVGMGALFPGAGDTPAFWHNIVGSVDAIGTIPAHRWDPAIHYHPAASPASDRFYCRRGGFLDDEATFDPTRFGIMPSTVVDAEPDQLLALAVAAEAIADAGGEQSLPDRARIGVVVGRGGYLTPGCARLDQRVQIGQLLSVVKDLVPGVDTAALREAVRERLGPEQPEASIGLVPNLAASRIANRFDLRGPAYTVDAACASGLVAVEHAVRELASGRCDAMIAGAVHVSHHPTLWSVFTQLRALSQKERIRPFDRAADGTLLSEGVGMVLLRRLRDAEASGDRIYAVIRGVGTASDGRATSMMTPNPEGQLLAVRRAWQEAGLEPGEGLGLIEAHGTATPAGDAAELATMVTAFGGSGGTVGIGTVKSMIGHAMPAAGMAGLIKAALAVHHATLPPTLHIDDPHPALHGTRFAPVLEPREWQGPRRAGVNAFGFGGINAHVVLDQAGDSRAADVNPLAPVLLLSANSPAELERDLLADDGDLLSRAARRTRAEDLPCRLAIWQPDARRLKIARQVVARGKTWTGRHDIWFSPEPLLTRDDQIAFLFPGFEQRGTTELAGEQSVVEHALALLRAGRGQAHKLREAGIVPTAMAGHSMGEWTAMIVAGIYPTIDSFVDSLRPGMVAVADVVYAALGCSAEKAQAVLDELAVDVVISHDNCPHQSVICGPADHLAAAVRSLQDHGVMAQIMPFRTGFHTPALAPHLAAARSTVEALAVNPPSIPVWSATSLAPMPGDPAGIRELVLRHLVEPVRFRPLLHRLHTSGIRAFVQVGAGSLPGFVEDTLSGEQILTVAGDNEHRAVAALWAFGLKRPTAGKKLSLGLTPLRLGPITVDQPVAVDVGTPVGAALNAVLAQTTAVAREVAQALAEPIPAELERTEVFSLRTMPHLVDHSVFPQADGWPDPSDGFPIVPITGLVDVIKDAARALVPGGVVTAVESVKAMRWLEVEPAQEVRITAKREGGLVRVRVGGYAEGLVRIESAYPVPDERVYPRLRAPRPAPVSAAGLYDEGWMFHGPRFAGVSEITTLADNGITGALTVLPSPGALLDCAGQLIGHWMQVSKSVDQTVLPTGIDRVRYYGPDPEPGTRIDCDARIVDVTGELMRADARLLTDDGRLWCRIDGWTTRRFTTDDRIWQVKLRAEHNTLAEPRDGGWVLVTEKWADDSATRELMARRYLTAAERAGYATLDLRTRRQWLLRRIAAKDAVRRWLWNRGAGAIFPAELTVTDDGIEVEVRGAFATPKVSVAHCADPGKPSAAGCAVAIAGDDDVVIDIRPGAAATPGSAVVTDQGTSYVVAWRQTGERRA